A genomic window from Synechococcus sp. CBW1107 includes:
- a CDS encoding dienelactone hydrolase family protein: MSTPQQPSYPLDLVARIKAPVLGLYGGKDDSIPLETAERMQAALKAAGGRSEIVIYPEAPHGFHADYRPSYRPETAADGWSRLQGWFKANGVS, encoded by the coding sequence GTGAGCACCCCCCAGCAGCCCTCCTATCCCCTGGACCTGGTGGCGAGGATCAAGGCCCCTGTGCTGGGGTTGTACGGCGGCAAGGATGACAGCATCCCGCTGGAGACGGCGGAGCGGATGCAGGCAGCCCTCAAGGCGGCAGGAGGTCGCAGTGAGATCGTCATCTATCCGGAGGCTCCCCATGGTTTCCATGCCGACTACCGCCCCAGTTACCGGCCGGAAACTGCTGCGGACGGCTGGAGTCGACTTCAGGGCTGGTTCAAAGCCAACGGCGTGTCCTGA
- a CDS encoding IS256 family transposase: MTLTHSGASELSQLMEGTTAGALIPEIVRRGFQDLLEAEVSALTGAQLHERCPDQRSTHRNGYRERLLTTQVGDLSLAIPRLRQGSFFPSWLEPRRRVDKALYAVVMEAYTGGISTRKVDALVEALGGASGISKSEVSRICQGLDEQVKAFLGRPLDHARFPYVYLDATYLHGRLGRNMQVVSRAVVVAIGINALGYREVLGIAVGDSEAEGFWRQFLGSLKERGLDGTRLVISDAHLGLTAAIKRMFQGSSWQRCRVHFLRNLLSHVPKAGQDMVAAAMKAVFVIQAPDQVRAHWQRVTEMLRKQFPGAVPVMEAARDDVLAFLHFPQEHWRKVWSTNPLERLNKEIKRRTNVVGIFPNDPAIVRLVGSQLLEQQEEWQLERRRFFSEATMAKIPEPEEPLELTDADPNAQPAATIS, encoded by the coding sequence ATGACCCTCACCCATAGTGGCGCCTCCGAGCTGAGCCAGCTCATGGAGGGCACCACCGCTGGCGCCCTGATCCCAGAGATCGTGCGCCGGGGTTTCCAGGACCTGCTGGAAGCCGAGGTTTCTGCCCTCACGGGCGCTCAACTCCATGAGCGCTGCCCCGATCAGCGCTCCACCCATCGCAACGGCTACCGGGAGCGGCTGCTCACCACCCAGGTGGGCGACCTCAGCCTGGCCATTCCCAGGTTGCGGCAGGGCAGCTTCTTTCCCAGCTGGCTGGAGCCACGCCGCCGGGTGGACAAGGCGCTCTACGCCGTGGTGATGGAGGCCTACACCGGCGGGATCTCCACCCGCAAGGTCGACGCCCTGGTGGAGGCGCTGGGCGGGGCCAGCGGCATCTCCAAATCGGAGGTGAGCCGCATCTGCCAGGGGCTCGATGAGCAGGTGAAAGCCTTTCTGGGCCGGCCGCTTGACCATGCCCGCTTTCCCTACGTCTACCTCGACGCCACCTACCTCCACGGCCGCCTGGGCCGAAATATGCAGGTGGTGTCGCGGGCGGTGGTGGTGGCGATCGGCATCAATGCCCTCGGCTACCGCGAAGTTCTCGGCATTGCCGTGGGCGACAGCGAGGCGGAGGGCTTCTGGCGTCAGTTCCTGGGCTCACTCAAGGAGCGTGGCCTCGACGGCACCCGCCTGGTGATCTCGGATGCCCACCTGGGCCTGACGGCAGCGATCAAGCGGATGTTCCAGGGCAGTAGCTGGCAGAGGTGCCGGGTGCACTTCCTGCGCAACCTGCTGAGCCATGTGCCCAAGGCCGGCCAGGACATGGTGGCCGCTGCCATGAAAGCGGTGTTCGTGATCCAGGCTCCAGATCAGGTGCGCGCCCACTGGCAGCGGGTCACCGAGATGCTGCGCAAGCAGTTCCCCGGCGCCGTGCCCGTGATGGAAGCCGCCCGGGACGACGTGCTGGCCTTCCTGCACTTCCCCCAGGAGCACTGGCGCAAGGTCTGGAGCACCAACCCGCTCGAGCGCCTCAACAAGGAGATCAAACGCCGCACCAACGTGGTCGGCATCTTCCCCAATGATCCAGCGATCGTGCGCCTGGTGGGCAGCCAGCTGCTGGAGCAGCAGGAGGAATGGCAGCTGGAGCGTCGCCGCTTCTTCTCTGAGGCCACCATGGCCAAGATCCCAGAGCCAGAAGAGCCCTTGGAGCTCACCGATGCAGATCCGAACGCCCAGCCGGCTGCAACCATCAGCTGA
- a CDS encoding dienelactone hydrolase family protein translates to MASTPSDSAAPQGIRRRELLLGTLAACFAVAARPISAATITTDSGGLTAGFVSIPVDGGTIPAYRARPATGTNLAVVLVVQEIFGVHAYIQDVCRRLARLGYLAIAPSLFERQGDVTKLPDIASIRPVVAKVPDAQVMNDLDATVAWAGREGGGDSRRLGITGFCWGGRITWLYAAHNPNLKAGVAPLRVV, encoded by the coding sequence ATGGCTTCGACCCCATCCGATTCAGCAGCCCCGCAGGGCATCCGCCGCCGGGAGCTGCTGCTGGGCACCCTCGCCGCTTGTTTTGCTGTGGCTGCCCGTCCGATCTCAGCGGCCACGATCACCACAGATTCAGGTGGACTGACCGCAGGCTTCGTAAGCATTCCAGTGGACGGAGGCACGATCCCTGCCTACCGCGCCAGACCTGCCACGGGCACGAACCTGGCCGTGGTGCTGGTGGTGCAGGAGATCTTCGGGGTGCATGCCTACATCCAGGATGTGTGCCGGCGATTGGCGCGCCTCGGCTATCTGGCCATCGCCCCGAGCCTGTTCGAGCGGCAGGGCGATGTCACCAAGCTGCCTGATATCGCTTCGATCCGGCCTGTGGTGGCCAAGGTGCCCGATGCCCAGGTGATGAACGATCTCGATGCCACCGTTGCCTGGGCTGGGCGAGAGGGGGGAGGAGACAGCAGGAGACTTGGGATCACCGGGTTCTGCTGGGGTGGACGGATCACCTGGCTCTATGCCGCCCACAACCCGAACCTGAAAGCCGGGGTAGCGCCCCTCCGAGTGGTGTAA
- a CDS encoding right-handed parallel beta-helix repeat-containing protein: MEFFVTNLDDSGVGSLRWAISNANSTAGFDSIRFDSALAGGTISLLDSLPVITDRVSISGLIQDTSEPSIGIDFNGESGLTFRGGNAAGSSISGFAIMDAGGNGLTLDANNITIQSNYIGLMLDGVTDSGNSGNGILITANSQDNMIGAFMDPITGLSYDSSFSNVISGNGGSGIFLEGASTNTISGNNISVTGDSNRGILVTESRANTSSISDLKIIDNMIEVNGAQTAGVEVVVSNGYLAKLDISGNKVSTDGAFLSHGIRILASKTGSIGATIINDNDIITSGPLSEGIYLSSLDGASIGQATVNNNIVLTTGDVGSDSRNQYNLESDGIYVNALRNGSFGKLEISGNEVTTYGNDADGIYLIAGVDAVVSQALVSNNTVSTLASNPVQSNQAAEGIKILSYADSLIRVALYDNLILQSEGTGIQLKTQSGIRPNDGGSIFADVQGNTVINANSSGQIDASPYGASNPNNVGTITLVGERPKDVLSSNNPADQAAYSVTGDILFAPTANARTVKEKSIS, from the coding sequence ATGGAGTTCTTTGTTACCAATCTGGATGATTCAGGAGTCGGCAGTCTCAGGTGGGCAATTAGTAATGCTAATAGTACGGCTGGATTTGACTCAATCCGATTCGACTCCGCCTTGGCTGGAGGAACAATCAGTCTTTTAGATAGTCTCCCTGTGATTACTGATCGGGTATCGATCAGTGGATTGATTCAAGACACGAGCGAGCCCAGCATTGGCATTGATTTCAATGGGGAAAGTGGACTAACTTTCCGTGGCGGGAATGCTGCAGGGTCAAGTATTAGTGGATTTGCCATTATGGATGCTGGTGGCAACGGCCTTACACTTGATGCAAATAATATAACGATTCAGAGCAACTATATTGGTCTGATGCTGGATGGTGTCACCGACAGTGGCAATTCAGGTAATGGGATACTAATTACGGCCAACTCACAAGACAATATGATTGGTGCTTTCATGGATCCCATTACAGGGCTAAGTTATGATAGTTCTTTTTCTAATGTCATCAGTGGCAATGGTGGTTCTGGTATTTTTTTAGAAGGTGCTAGTACCAATACTATCTCAGGTAACAACATTTCTGTGACTGGAGATAGCAACCGCGGAATTCTTGTGACAGAGAGCCGAGCCAATACCTCCTCGATCAGCGATCTCAAGATAATCGATAATATGATTGAAGTCAACGGTGCGCAAACAGCTGGTGTTGAAGTGGTCGTTTCCAATGGTTATCTCGCCAAACTCGACATATCTGGGAATAAGGTCAGTACTGATGGAGCTTTCTTGTCACATGGGATTCGCATTTTGGCCTCGAAGACGGGTTCAATTGGTGCCACAATCATTAATGACAATGACATTATTACATCGGGTCCTCTCTCCGAAGGGATTTATCTAAGCAGCCTTGATGGAGCATCTATTGGCCAAGCAACCGTCAATAACAACATCGTCTTGACGACTGGTGACGTAGGCAGTGACTCTCGCAACCAATACAACTTGGAGTCAGATGGGATTTATGTTAACGCTCTCAGGAATGGTAGTTTTGGTAAACTCGAAATAAGCGGCAATGAGGTGACTACGTATGGCAATGATGCAGATGGAATTTACTTAATAGCTGGTGTTGATGCAGTGGTGAGCCAAGCGCTGGTATCGAATAATACGGTTTCAACACTTGCGAGTAATCCAGTTCAAAGCAATCAGGCTGCCGAAGGCATCAAAATTCTGTCTTACGCAGACTCTCTCATTAGGGTTGCACTCTATGATAATCTTATTCTTCAATCGGAAGGTACTGGTATTCAATTAAAAACTCAAAGCGGCATTCGACCCAACGATGGTGGCTCAATCTTCGCCGATGTACAGGGCAATACAGTAATAAATGCAAATTCATCTGGCCAGATTGACGCTTCACCCTATGGTGCTTCTAACCCAAATAATGTAGGCACAATCACGCTTGTGGGTGAACGCCCAAAAGATGTACTCTCGAGCAATAACCCTGCCGATCAAGCGGCTTACTCTGTAACTGGCGACATACTCTTCGCGCCGACTGCCAATGCCAGGACTGTAAAAGAAAAATCTATTAGCTAG
- a CDS encoding transposase has translation MKPTYDTAVRDQVRQRMSPPNRESVAEIARSTGITTQTLYNWRSQWQKQGQLVPATTKPPEQWSALDKLAAVIQAAGLSGPDLGVAPLRVV, from the coding sequence ATGAAACCGACCTATGACACCGCTGTGCGGGACCAAGTCCGCCAGCGCATGAGCCCGCCAAACCGGGAGAGCGTGGCCGAGATCGCCCGCTCTACCGGGATCACGACCCAGACCCTCTACAACTGGCGCAGCCAGTGGCAGAAGCAGGGTCAGCTCGTGCCAGCCACCACCAAGCCGCCAGAGCAGTGGAGCGCTCTCGACAAGCTGGCCGCTGTGATCCAGGCGGCCGGCCTGAGTGGCCCTGATCTCGGGGTAGCGCCCCTCCGAGTGGTGTAA
- a CDS encoding helix-turn-helix domain-containing protein, with translation MSPPQRQSVARISEEMGIHVITLYKWRKAWRLQGEVVPASEREPEGWSAADKFTVVPLRQESCPLGLTHPPGGQTDDHETDL, from the coding sequence ATGAGCCCGCCCCAGAGGCAGAGCGTGGCCCGGATTTCAGAAGAGATGGGCATCCACGTGATCACTCTCTACAAATGGAGGAAGGCCTGGCGGTTGCAGGGGGAAGTGGTGCCGGCATCCGAGAGGGAACCAGAAGGCTGGAGCGCTGCCGACAAGTTCACCGTGGTCCCCCTGCGTCAGGAAAGTTGTCCGCTCGGTCTGACCCATCCACCAGGGGGCCAAACCGACGACCATGAAACCGACCTATGA
- a CDS encoding sulfotransferase, with translation MSEPIFLLSPPRSFSSVVSSIIGQHPQLYCFPELHLLWRDDIEHVLSSKSNITQSRFAPSGLLRAIAQIHEQVQNSASCSRAWMWLANHRSLSTKELFDYLCAAHEPKLCIEKSPGNTRSIDRMIRLFKFYPKAKFIHLTRSVVGSSKSLKEFFEHRDSNQGERKSLRHPLVKDNYALMWYATHKSILKFRSIIPPSNFLTVKGESILTEPHSVLPQICEWLGVSTDKRSIDEMLHPENSPYAFFGPRMAPCGNDPKFITNPEFRPMRRKEYSFEQVRTYLNSNDRSNFTRYYVERSSSEEAISRLQDWNQSILELVLDIEAQLGYA, from the coding sequence ATGAGTGAGCCTATCTTCTTATTGAGTCCCCCTCGTTCCTTTTCTTCAGTTGTTTCGTCTATAATTGGACAGCATCCCCAGCTTTATTGCTTTCCGGAGTTGCATCTGTTATGGCGCGATGATATAGAGCATGTTCTTTCAAGTAAATCTAATATTACTCAATCTCGTTTTGCTCCTAGTGGACTGCTACGAGCAATTGCACAGATTCATGAACAGGTTCAGAATAGTGCTTCCTGCAGTCGTGCATGGATGTGGCTTGCCAATCATAGATCTCTATCTACTAAGGAATTGTTTGATTATTTGTGTGCGGCTCATGAACCCAAGCTATGTATTGAGAAATCGCCTGGAAATACTCGATCAATTGATCGAATGATAAGACTTTTCAAATTTTATCCCAAAGCCAAATTCATCCATCTTACTCGGAGTGTCGTAGGCTCTTCTAAGTCACTTAAGGAGTTTTTTGAACATCGTGATTCAAATCAAGGTGAGCGTAAGAGTCTCCGACATCCACTTGTTAAAGATAACTATGCTTTAATGTGGTATGCTACTCATAAGAGCATATTGAAGTTTCGTTCGATTATACCTCCGTCCAATTTTCTTACAGTCAAGGGTGAGTCTATCCTAACTGAGCCACATTCAGTACTTCCTCAAATCTGCGAGTGGTTAGGAGTGTCGACTGACAAGCGAAGCATCGATGAAATGCTCCATCCAGAGAATTCTCCGTATGCCTTCTTTGGACCCCGTATGGCTCCATGTGGTAATGATCCAAAGTTTATTACTAATCCTGAATTTAGACCGATGCGCAGGAAGGAATATTCATTCGAACAAGTCAGGACTTACCTAAATTCAAATGATCGCTCAAACTTTACTCGCTACTACGTGGAGAGGTCTAGTAGCGAGGAAGCTATTTCGCGTTTACAAGATTGGAATCAGTCAATACTTGAACTAGTCTTAGATATCGAAGCACAACTTGGCTACGCTTGA
- a CDS encoding lipopolysaccharide assembly protein LapB → MAVVLPGHLKSTFKQVRSLIVKEKNFPEARRILAGVPDGELYAPYHVAMAAIARSESDAAVAMAHLEKALSLTPEDIRLLSRIGKLRLQEGNKLLAQEYANRALLQKPTKKSDVTALASFLQQLGDADNAAKILREAVLQNPNDTKLRRMLAIAQLQLGQLDECERNLNNCLRLDPKNHYSQILLGEILIAQGNKVRGLAVLRSADNDECPSKLKERLSIDAAECYIDLGEYSAAKDELTRVQSSNSPRFNYCWGKIQYQDKDYEFALSSLMAASKSIGPDGDSTNAPIVDPSSLTKEDQQSRCEQLIHDLAGKLEKLKTTGYGSSQSGVNQSTMFDDNDDEF, encoded by the coding sequence ATGGCTGTGGTGCTTCCAGGTCACTTGAAATCAACCTTCAAGCAGGTGCGGTCCCTGATCGTTAAAGAGAAAAATTTTCCTGAGGCAAGAAGGATCTTGGCTGGAGTTCCTGATGGGGAACTCTATGCTCCATATCACGTAGCCATGGCTGCAATTGCTCGATCAGAAAGTGATGCTGCAGTTGCAATGGCTCACCTTGAAAAAGCACTTTCATTAACACCTGAAGACATTAGGTTGCTTTCTCGTATTGGTAAGCTGAGGCTTCAAGAAGGTAATAAACTTTTAGCACAAGAGTACGCAAACAGGGCTCTTCTACAGAAGCCGACCAAGAAGTCGGATGTAACTGCACTAGCATCATTCTTGCAACAGCTCGGAGATGCTGATAACGCAGCTAAAATTCTACGTGAAGCAGTTCTTCAAAATCCTAACGACACAAAGCTACGCAGGATGCTTGCTATTGCTCAACTTCAGCTAGGACAGCTGGATGAATGCGAACGCAATCTTAATAACTGCTTGAGACTTGATCCGAAAAATCATTATTCACAAATTCTCCTTGGTGAAATTCTAATCGCACAGGGTAATAAAGTGCGTGGTTTGGCAGTTCTTCGTTCAGCAGACAATGATGAATGTCCTTCAAAACTCAAAGAGCGCCTATCGATTGATGCGGCTGAATGCTATATAGATCTTGGTGAATACAGTGCTGCCAAGGATGAACTTACCCGAGTGCAAAGCAGCAACAGTCCTCGCTTTAACTATTGCTGGGGTAAGATTCAATATCAAGATAAAGATTATGAATTTGCATTGTCCAGCTTGATGGCTGCATCAAAGTCCATTGGACCGGATGGAGACTCGACCAATGCTCCAATTGTAGATCCTTCAAGCCTTACTAAAGAGGATCAGCAGAGTCGCTGTGAGCAGCTGATTCACGATTTGGCAGGAAAACTGGAAAAGTTGAAAACTACTGGATATGGATCATCTCAAAGCGGAGTGAATCAAAGTACTATGTTTGATGATAATGATGATGAATTCTAA